From Halobacteriovorax sp. GB3, a single genomic window includes:
- a CDS encoding RNA recognition motif domain-containing protein — MNTKIYVGNLSYEVENSDLETLFAKVGEVIAVNVVKDRDSGRARGFGFVEMQKSNEAKEAISNFHEKDFMGRSLIVNLAKNDKTRSNYR, encoded by the coding sequence ATGAACACAAAAATTTATGTAGGAAATCTTTCATATGAAGTTGAAAATTCTGATTTGGAAACTCTTTTCGCTAAGGTTGGAGAAGTTATAGCAGTGAATGTTGTGAAAGACAGAGACTCTGGACGAGCAAGAGGTTTTGGTTTTGTAGAAATGCAAAAGAGTAATGAGGCCAAAGAGGCCATAAGTAACTTCCATGAAAAAGACTTTATGGGAAGATCATTAATTGTAAACCTTGCTAAGAATGATAAAACTAGAAGCAACTATCGTTAA
- a CDS encoding M14 family metallopeptidase, producing the protein MKKFQWTNEDFQAWKSRHKILRSYQEEVVSKIEKLKEDFDVDCYGELHYGDKNYPLYRIMTKNYDSSKKNVLITGGVHGYETSGVQGALMFLAEKAKEWQKNFNLVVFPCISPWGYETINRWNPDAIDPNRSFIENSDSKECAAVYESLKELGLDFHAHFDLHETTDTDNTVFRPDLEKRDGIPQDLWEIPDGFYTVGDSSRDEIEFQKAIIESVSKVTHIAPSDEQGMIIGEPTKAPGIINYDVKKLNLCAGLTNAKYVTTTEVYPDSPKVDDDECNRAQVAAVDGGLGYILSKLSS; encoded by the coding sequence ATGAAGAAGTTTCAATGGACTAATGAAGATTTTCAAGCATGGAAATCAAGACATAAAATTCTAAGATCATATCAAGAAGAAGTCGTAAGTAAGATTGAAAAACTCAAAGAAGACTTTGATGTTGATTGCTACGGAGAGTTGCATTACGGAGATAAAAATTATCCACTCTATAGAATTATGACTAAGAACTATGACTCGTCAAAGAAGAATGTCTTAATCACAGGGGGAGTTCATGGATATGAAACAAGCGGCGTTCAAGGGGCCTTGATGTTCTTGGCCGAAAAGGCAAAAGAGTGGCAAAAGAACTTTAACCTTGTGGTCTTTCCTTGTATCAGTCCGTGGGGCTATGAAACAATCAATCGTTGGAACCCAGATGCAATCGACCCTAATAGAAGTTTTATAGAAAATAGTGATTCCAAAGAATGCGCTGCTGTTTATGAATCTTTAAAAGAGCTTGGACTAGATTTTCACGCCCACTTTGATCTCCACGAAACAACAGATACAGATAATACCGTTTTTAGACCTGATCTTGAAAAGCGCGATGGTATTCCACAAGACTTGTGGGAGATTCCAGATGGATTTTATACTGTAGGGGATTCGAGCAGAGATGAAATTGAATTTCAAAAGGCCATCATAGAGAGTGTTTCTAAAGTAACTCATATCGCTCCTAGTGATGAGCAAGGAATGATTATTGGCGAGCCAACTAAGGCGCCTGGTATCATTAATTACGATGTTAAAAAGCTAAACCTGTGTGCAGGCCTTACTAATGCCAAATATGTGACAACGACTGAGGTTTATCCAGATAGTCCGAAAGTTGATGATGATGAGTGCAATCGCGCTCAAGTTGCAGCTGTTGATGGTGGGTTAGGTTATATATTAAGTAAACTCTCTTCATAA
- a CDS encoding MerR family transcriptional regulator: protein MKIKELEQKSGLTRDTIRYYEKINLLEPPLRTSNGYRDYNNQHLKDIKFIITSKKIGLTLEEIKLALDNMKRLGRLCEGVKEDLKNKKMKLKDEIKEREFALKEIDKLLKEMK, encoded by the coding sequence ATGAAGATAAAAGAACTCGAACAAAAATCAGGACTTACACGCGATACAATTCGATATTATGAGAAAATCAACCTCTTAGAACCTCCTTTGAGAACATCTAATGGATATCGTGACTATAACAATCAACACCTGAAAGACATAAAGTTTATAATAACGAGTAAGAAGATAGGATTAACCTTAGAAGAAATTAAACTGGCCCTTGATAATATGAAAAGACTAGGCCGGCTTTGTGAAGGTGTTAAAGAAGATTTAAAAAATAAAAAAATGAAATTGAAAGATGAAATAAAAGAGAGAGAGTTTGCTCTCAAAGAAATAGATAAACTACTTAAAGAGATGAAATAG
- a CDS encoding MBL fold metallo-hydrolase, giving the protein MKNKSGIQQIRNATVIIHYAGKKILVDPMLAPKGAFPGFEGTVNSHLRNPLVELPISIKEIVDVDAVILTHVHPDHWDDEATKNIAKNKLIFSQNEKEKAFLESAGFTNVTVVEDRVYWEGIEVIKTPGLHGTPEVVEAVDLLDDVCGFVFKNKDEKTIYLAGDTVWNEDVKNNINSYGPDVIILNAGGAVVGDLPPIIMDEKDVERVLDYSKEAQIITTHHEAVNHCLTTRSSLESFLKERGKEERVKSPVDGTFVFF; this is encoded by the coding sequence ATGAAGAATAAATCGGGAATCCAACAAATTAGAAATGCAACAGTTATCATTCATTATGCAGGTAAAAAGATCCTAGTCGATCCTATGCTTGCTCCAAAGGGAGCTTTTCCTGGCTTTGAGGGAACTGTTAACTCGCATCTTAGAAACCCACTCGTTGAGCTACCCATTTCAATCAAAGAAATCGTTGATGTCGATGCGGTGATTCTTACGCATGTGCATCCTGATCATTGGGATGATGAGGCCACGAAGAACATTGCAAAAAATAAATTGATTTTCAGCCAGAATGAGAAAGAAAAGGCCTTTTTAGAAAGTGCAGGTTTTACTAACGTAACCGTCGTTGAAGATAGAGTTTACTGGGAGGGGATTGAAGTGATTAAAACTCCTGGGCTCCACGGTACGCCTGAGGTGGTTGAAGCTGTTGATCTACTAGATGATGTCTGTGGTTTTGTTTTTAAAAATAAAGATGAAAAAACAATCTACCTTGCAGGTGATACCGTTTGGAATGAGGATGTTAAAAATAATATTAATAGCTATGGGCCAGATGTTATCATTCTAAATGCAGGAGGAGCAGTTGTAGGTGATTTACCTCCTATTATTATGGATGAAAAAGATGTTGAGCGTGTTCTTGATTATTCAAAGGAAGCTCAAATTATAACAACCCATCACGAAGCCGTTAATCATTGTCTCACAACACGATCAAGTTTAGAGTCATTTTTAAAAGAAAGAGGCAAAGAAGAGAGGGTGAAATCTCCGGTAGATGGTACATTTGTTTTTTTCTAG
- a CDS encoding RrF2 family transcriptional regulator — MRLASFTDYSLRVLIYLAIKGQERSTVSEIADKYKISRNHLVKVVHNLSNMGVITSFKGKGGGIVLSKEPVSLKIGKLIKELESDSNLVECFGNSSNCAINPSCKLKAALKVAENKFYEALDGYTLEDILVNKDKLSSSLGIF, encoded by the coding sequence ATGAGATTAGCAAGTTTTACAGACTATAGTTTAAGAGTACTCATCTACCTTGCCATTAAAGGGCAAGAGCGCTCAACTGTGTCTGAGATTGCTGATAAATATAAGATTTCAAGGAACCACCTCGTTAAAGTCGTTCACAATCTTTCGAATATGGGTGTCATTACCTCTTTCAAAGGAAAAGGTGGAGGAATTGTTCTTTCAAAAGAGCCCGTTAGTTTGAAGATAGGAAAATTAATTAAGGAACTTGAGAGTGATTCTAACTTAGTTGAATGCTTTGGCAATTCATCCAATTGTGCCATCAATCCAAGCTGTAAGCTGAAGGCCGCGCTAAAAGTTGCTGAAAACAAGTTTTACGAGGCCCTCGATGGCTATACTTTAGAAGATATTCTCGTTAATAAAGACAAGCTCTCTTCTTCGTTAGGCATTTTCTAG
- a CDS encoding group I truncated hemoglobin, with protein MTNLFEKIGGREAVNAAVDVFYNKVLADERINKFFEGVDMASQRRKQILFLTYAFGGPNNYDGDNMREAHAKLVEQGLNESHFDAVLENLGATLKELGVSDELIGEAAAIAESTRADVLGK; from the coding sequence ATGACGAATTTATTTGAAAAAATTGGTGGTAGGGAAGCCGTTAATGCAGCAGTAGATGTTTTTTATAACAAGGTCTTAGCTGATGAGAGAATCAATAAATTCTTTGAAGGAGTCGATATGGCCTCTCAAAGAAGAAAACAGATCTTATTTTTAACGTACGCCTTTGGTGGACCAAATAATTATGACGGCGACAATATGAGAGAGGCCCACGCGAAACTTGTAGAGCAGGGACTCAATGAATCTCACTTTGATGCCGTACTGGAAAACTTAGGAGCAACTCTAAAAGAGTTAGGTGTTTCTGACGAGCTTATTGGTGAGGCCGCGGCCATTGCCGAGTCAACTAGAGCGGATGTTCTAGGGAAGTAA
- a CDS encoding NnrS family protein, with protein MLKDRALLSISFRPFFLLAALIAFINPNLWVVSYLGRLNLPLSLVDPLFWHAHEMLFGFTGALIAGFILTASANWTNSKPYQGWPLLILILFWLIERGSYFLISSTHLQFVFGNIFFPLLMIMLLVKLWNFKKQRNVFVTILFGLTISKTLHSYGYFYAKGEVEIMGREMAIALIRLIVLLIAGRILPFFSSKKIDEIKIQVPKWINAISLASLVTLVLPFSKGIEITLYLIAFLSNMTRQLYWKPHLTWRFPILFILHIGIFLINIELLLEVISFFNEQVHFTQASLHLLMSGGLGVIGVGIMSRVSLGHTGRVIRADLWTRLSYAFILIGSLIRVIVPIFYSDYFERSLHFASGFWTLGFLIFLIRYFLILVCKRPDGR; from the coding sequence ATGCTAAAAGATCGCGCGCTTCTATCAATTAGTTTTAGACCGTTTTTCTTATTGGCAGCATTGATTGCTTTTATCAATCCGAATTTGTGGGTCGTTAGCTACCTTGGTCGATTGAATCTTCCTCTAAGCTTAGTCGATCCACTTTTTTGGCATGCTCACGAAATGCTCTTTGGTTTTACTGGAGCACTCATCGCTGGTTTTATTTTAACGGCCAGTGCAAATTGGACAAATTCGAAACCCTATCAAGGCTGGCCATTACTTATTCTGATTCTATTTTGGCTAATTGAGAGGGGGAGTTACTTTTTAATTTCTAGTACTCATCTTCAATTTGTTTTTGGAAATATCTTCTTTCCATTACTCATGATCATGCTATTAGTTAAGCTTTGGAATTTTAAAAAACAAAGAAATGTCTTTGTCACAATTCTTTTCGGGCTAACCATTTCAAAAACTCTTCATAGCTACGGTTATTTCTATGCAAAGGGAGAAGTTGAAATCATGGGACGCGAGATGGCGATCGCTCTCATTCGCTTGATAGTCTTGTTAATTGCAGGAAGAATTCTTCCCTTTTTTAGCTCTAAAAAAATTGATGAAATAAAGATTCAGGTTCCTAAGTGGATTAATGCCATTTCTCTTGCAAGTTTAGTTACTCTAGTTCTTCCTTTTTCAAAAGGGATTGAGATTACACTATACTTGATTGCTTTCTTGTCCAATATGACAAGGCAGCTCTATTGGAAACCCCATTTAACTTGGCGCTTTCCAATTCTTTTTATTCTACATATTGGGATTTTTCTCATTAATATTGAACTCCTCCTAGAGGTTATTTCTTTTTTTAACGAGCAAGTTCATTTCACTCAAGCAAGTCTCCATCTTTTGATGTCCGGAGGACTTGGAGTCATTGGTGTGGGAATCATGAGTCGGGTATCTCTTGGCCACACAGGGAGAGTGATACGCGCTGATTTATGGACGAGACTATCCTATGCTTTCATTTTAATAGGGAGCCTCATTCGTGTCATTGTCCCCATTTTCTATTCCGATTATTTTGAGCGAAGCCTTCATTTTGCGAGTGGTTTTTGGACGCTTGGTTTTTTGATCTTTTTAATTCGCTATTTTTTGATTTTGGTTTGTAAAAGACCTGATGGAAGATAG
- the arsH gene encoding arsenical resistance protein ArsH, which produces MKYLESETFNLIADNSNTLDHKPRILILYGSLRERSYSRLLAEEAGKILEYMGAEVKYFNPDGLPTYDYDRSLEHPKVQELRELSLWSEGQVWSSPELHGNMSGLMKTQIDWIPLTLGAVRPTQGKTLAVMQVSGGSQSFNAVNNMRVLGRWMRMITIPNQSSVAKAYQEFEEDGSMKESSFRDRVVDVMEELMRFTYLTRSHSEFLVDRYSERKEKAST; this is translated from the coding sequence ATGAAATACTTAGAATCGGAAACATTCAACCTCATTGCAGATAATTCAAACACTCTTGATCATAAACCTCGAATTCTAATTCTCTATGGTTCTCTACGAGAACGATCTTATTCTAGGCTCCTGGCCGAAGAGGCAGGAAAAATTCTAGAGTATATGGGAGCTGAAGTTAAGTATTTTAATCCTGATGGACTTCCTACCTATGATTATGATCGTTCACTAGAGCATCCTAAAGTACAAGAGCTTCGAGAGCTTTCACTTTGGTCGGAAGGGCAAGTTTGGTCATCTCCTGAGCTTCATGGAAATATGTCTGGCCTGATGAAAACACAAATTGACTGGATTCCACTTACCCTTGGTGCCGTTCGACCTACTCAAGGAAAGACTTTGGCCGTCATGCAAGTTAGTGGAGGTTCTCAAAGTTTCAATGCCGTCAATAATATGCGTGTTCTTGGAAGATGGATGCGTATGATTACGATTCCAAATCAGTCATCAGTGGCGAAGGCCTATCAAGAATTTGAAGAAGATGGTTCAATGAAAGAGTCTTCTTTTCGAGACCGTGTGGTTGATGTAATGGAAGAACTTATGCGCTTTACTTATCTCACTCGATCTCATTCCGAATTTTTGGTGGATCGCTATAGTGAGAGAAAAGAAAAAGCTTCTACTTAA
- a CDS encoding putative metallopeptidase, with protein MKNLLFILVFLSLQLSFAKEEQKTNSNEIPDWLTAYTEAKLNKKDKETKLESFTDFLKEHRGFNPEASLGNDGPNGGDSYGSEFASIGFELAKSLTKLENNIIDANAFLKATEEVVVYSDEGKYVKVNGQLVDALNFPKDKKILISRKRWREMTISQKIRLVFHEYLGIIDNERNVYKTSIKFNKFFDEQVSILKEKNIQPYYGSCQAKHALAYYGPACSNNTQEVKQAILCAKQEALQKCSLDSYKECTGQVVLKEGHVSAIGFSSCMVTSIVK; from the coding sequence ATGAAAAATTTATTATTCATTCTCGTATTCCTATCGCTACAATTGTCATTTGCTAAAGAAGAGCAAAAAACCAATTCAAATGAAATACCAGACTGGCTCACTGCTTATACAGAAGCCAAGTTGAATAAAAAAGACAAAGAAACAAAGCTTGAGAGCTTCACTGATTTTCTAAAAGAACATCGAGGATTCAACCCCGAAGCAAGTCTTGGTAACGATGGGCCAAACGGTGGTGATTCCTATGGAAGTGAATTCGCTTCAATTGGTTTTGAATTGGCAAAATCACTTACTAAATTAGAAAATAATATCATTGATGCCAATGCCTTTTTAAAGGCAACTGAAGAAGTGGTCGTCTACTCTGATGAAGGGAAATATGTTAAAGTGAATGGTCAGCTCGTCGATGCCCTTAACTTTCCAAAAGATAAGAAAATTCTTATTAGCAGAAAACGTTGGAGAGAGATGACAATCTCTCAGAAAATTCGCCTCGTTTTCCATGAGTATCTTGGAATTATTGATAATGAAAGAAATGTCTACAAGACTTCGATCAAATTTAATAAATTCTTTGACGAACAAGTATCGATCTTAAAAGAGAAAAATATCCAACCCTACTACGGAAGCTGTCAGGCAAAACACGCACTTGCCTACTATGGACCAGCTTGCTCTAATAATACCCAAGAAGTAAAGCAGGCCATTCTCTGTGCGAAACAAGAGGCTCTACAAAAATGTAGTCTCGATAGCTATAAAGAATGTACGGGCCAAGTCGTTTTAAAAGAAGGTCACGTTTCTGCTATCGGGTTTAGTTCTTGTATGGTTACTTCGATTGTTAAGTAG
- a CDS encoding DUF4423 domain-containing protein — MMNTAENYNIHDEKVKVLKDEYHLKQRRNELYSLRSFARDLGVSHTLLSLIFKGKRRVTDTFSKKVKDNKVLTKKTREVLALGLEREPTPEESFQKLSLEQSEMMSDWIHYAILSLTEIPNFQWNAQWIANRLGTSQNKVKTAMARLKSLDVIEKNSKGQFTQKPLKIVVDNDIAFEAGKKFNKTLLKKASNSMEECDFDKRSISSTTFTLNPKHIPYAISKIKEFRRNLSEELESMDEQEEVYTLSVQLFPLTQISQEKLQ, encoded by the coding sequence ATGATGAATACTGCCGAAAACTACAACATTCACGATGAGAAAGTAAAAGTTCTTAAAGATGAATATCATCTCAAGCAAAGGAGAAATGAGCTCTACTCACTTCGCTCCTTTGCAAGAGATCTTGGCGTAAGCCACACTCTTTTAAGCCTCATCTTTAAAGGAAAAAGAAGAGTTACAGATACTTTTTCTAAGAAAGTAAAAGACAACAAAGTCCTTACAAAAAAAACTAGAGAAGTCTTAGCTCTTGGTCTTGAAAGAGAGCCAACACCTGAAGAGAGTTTTCAAAAGCTTTCTTTGGAACAATCTGAAATGATGTCCGATTGGATTCACTATGCGATTCTAAGTCTTACAGAAATTCCAAACTTTCAGTGGAATGCTCAGTGGATCGCCAATCGATTAGGAACAAGTCAAAATAAAGTCAAAACGGCCATGGCGAGACTTAAAAGTCTCGATGTCATCGAGAAAAACTCTAAGGGACAATTTACTCAAAAGCCTTTGAAAATTGTCGTAGATAACGACATTGCCTTTGAAGCTGGAAAGAAATTTAATAAGACTCTTTTAAAGAAGGCCAGTAACTCAATGGAAGAATGTGATTTTGATAAGAGAAGCATCTCATCGACAACATTTACACTCAATCCTAAACACATCCCATACGCTATTTCAAAGATTAAAGAATTTAGAAGAAATTTATCTGAAGAATTGGAAAGTATGGATGAGCAAGAAGAGGTATACACACTAAGTGTTCAACTTTTTCCTTTAACACAAATTAGCCAAGAGAAATTACAATGA
- the yghU gene encoding glutathione-dependent disulfide-bond oxidoreductase, producing MKSNYTVPKVWKNDSENGGQFASINRPTAGARFERELPVGENPLQLYSLGTPNGVKVTIMLEELLALGIKEAEYDAFLINIGEGDQFSSGFVNINPNSKIPALVDKNNGNPISIFESGSILIYLAEKFGHFLPKDLKERTEVLNWLFWQVGSGPYIGGGFGHFYSYAPEKFEYPINRFTMEAKRQLDVLDKQLEKTTYIAGEQYSIADMAIFPWYGALVKGKLYDAGEFLAVHEYKNVLRWADELLTRKALLKGRLVNRSWGDEDQQLKERHSDQDFENLNLKFK from the coding sequence ATGAAATCAAATTATACAGTACCCAAAGTTTGGAAAAATGACTCTGAAAATGGAGGTCAATTCGCCTCGATAAATAGACCTACAGCAGGAGCTCGTTTTGAAAGAGAGTTACCTGTTGGAGAGAATCCATTACAGTTATATTCCCTTGGAACTCCTAACGGCGTAAAAGTCACTATTATGCTCGAAGAACTTTTGGCCCTTGGAATTAAAGAAGCTGAGTACGATGCCTTTCTGATCAATATCGGTGAAGGTGATCAATTCTCTAGTGGCTTTGTAAATATTAATCCTAATTCAAAAATACCAGCATTAGTTGATAAGAATAATGGTAATCCCATTTCTATTTTCGAATCCGGTTCAATTCTAATCTATCTTGCAGAAAAGTTTGGGCACTTCTTACCAAAAGATTTAAAGGAAAGAACTGAAGTCCTCAATTGGTTATTTTGGCAAGTCGGTAGTGGCCCATACATTGGTGGGGGCTTTGGCCATTTCTATTCATATGCTCCAGAGAAATTTGAATACCCAATTAATCGATTTACTATGGAAGCGAAAAGACAGTTAGATGTCTTAGATAAACAACTCGAAAAGACAACTTACATTGCTGGTGAACAATATTCAATCGCCGATATGGCAATCTTCCCTTGGTATGGTGCTCTTGTAAAAGGCAAGCTTTATGATGCCGGTGAATTTTTAGCCGTTCACGAATATAAGAATGTTTTGAGATGGGCCGATGAACTTTTAACACGTAAAGCGCTTTTAAAGGGACGCTTGGTTAACCGCTCTTGGGGTGATGAGGATCAACAACTGAAAGAAAGACATAGCGATCAAGATTTTGAAAATCTCAATTTGAAGTTTAAATAG
- a CDS encoding rhomboid family intramembrane serine protease has product MIEVKRELISNFLSLKKTSPNSLAWSLGTLLVCYIMSSLYWGSDWSHLLAASGENVFLKNDWYRLFTSTFVHGDLEHFLSNSLMLVIMGHYVHYHFGAKLFPLVAFLSGAIINFIVILNLPEKTHLVGASGVVHWLWGFWFILYFKVQRHIPLTRRIMKIVIVGLVILFPTKLSPNVSYLAHFVGLLLGMITGLFYYYLNAKNLHSFEQWKSVITVIDPEYEREALGASENDNSI; this is encoded by the coding sequence ATGATTGAAGTTAAAAGAGAACTCATAAGTAATTTTCTAAGCCTTAAAAAAACAAGTCCCAATTCACTTGCATGGTCACTTGGAACACTTCTCGTTTGTTATATAATGAGTTCGCTCTATTGGGGTTCGGATTGGTCTCATCTTTTAGCTGCATCCGGTGAAAATGTTTTTCTAAAAAATGATTGGTACCGCTTATTCACTTCAACTTTTGTGCATGGAGATCTCGAGCACTTTCTCTCCAATTCATTAATGCTCGTCATAATGGGCCACTATGTTCACTATCACTTTGGCGCAAAACTCTTTCCCCTTGTTGCCTTTCTCAGTGGTGCGATCATTAACTTCATCGTCATTTTAAATCTTCCAGAGAAAACTCATCTCGTAGGCGCATCAGGAGTTGTTCACTGGCTGTGGGGATTTTGGTTCATTCTCTATTTCAAAGTTCAAAGACATATCCCTCTAACAAGAAGAATCATGAAGATTGTTATTGTAGGTCTCGTCATTCTTTTTCCTACAAAACTTAGCCCAAATGTGAGTTACCTGGCCCACTTTGTAGGACTACTTCTAGGAATGATTACTGGTCTTTTCTATTACTATTTAAACGCTAAAAACCTTCATTCATTCGAACAATGGAAAAGTGTTATCACAGTAATTGATCCCGAGTATGAGCGAGAAGCACTTGGTGCATCTGAAAATGATAACTCTATTTAA
- a CDS encoding RNA recognition motif domain-containing protein, which yields MSNKLYVGNLSFNLQEDSLRETFAQHGSVVSCKIISDRDTGRSKGFAFVEMSSVQEAQDAISSLDGSDLDGRGLRVSEAKPQEKRERGFSSNRW from the coding sequence ATGAGTAATAAGCTTTATGTAGGAAATTTATCATTTAACCTTCAAGAAGATTCTCTAAGAGAAACTTTCGCACAACACGGTAGCGTTGTTTCATGTAAAATCATTTCGGATAGAGACACTGGAAGAAGTAAAGGTTTTGCTTTTGTTGAAATGAGCTCTGTTCAAGAAGCTCAAGATGCAATCAGCTCACTAGATGGTAGTGATCTTGATGGTCGTGGTCTAAGAGTTAGCGAAGCTAAGCCACAAGAAAAAAGAGAACGTGGTTTCAGCTCAAACCGTTGGTAA
- a CDS encoding DUF5522 domain-containing protein, which produces MSENENELTYINSDGDTVFTSAFLKKRGTCCKTNCLHCPFDFTIKNYSIEVEEMKLKHLKFANEIIRDNKPVEQSDISKMLLASAFGKKDKLRTHHITEDNLSNFAFGIFKGHACAVIEFSNKLSESNKGKSNSIVAGRSVKNLFLKKEFQNQGLGIEHINLS; this is translated from the coding sequence ATGAGTGAAAATGAAAACGAATTAACATATATCAATAGTGATGGTGATACCGTCTTTACCTCTGCATTTTTAAAAAAGAGAGGGACCTGCTGTAAAACGAATTGTCTTCACTGCCCTTTTGATTTTACTATTAAAAATTACAGTATCGAAGTTGAAGAGATGAAACTGAAACACCTTAAATTCGCAAATGAGATTATTCGCGACAATAAGCCAGTTGAGCAGTCTGATATAAGTAAGATGCTCCTTGCGAGTGCTTTTGGAAAAAAAGATAAACTTAGAACTCATCATATTACAGAAGACAATCTTTCAAACTTTGCCTTTGGAATATTTAAAGGTCATGCATGTGCTGTCATTGAATTTTCAAATAAGCTCTCAGAAAGCAATAAAGGAAAATCAAATTCCATTGTTGCAGGAAGATCAGTGAAGAACTTATTTCTTAAAAAAGAGTTTCAAAACCAAGGTCTTGGTATCGAGCACATCAACCTTTCATAA